From a region of the Primulina eburnea isolate SZY01 chromosome 7, ASM2296580v1, whole genome shotgun sequence genome:
- the LOC140837188 gene encoding probable WRKY transcription factor 57: protein MAGKKVDPEIAAESSWSLGDSEGLNDGCFFGGDYKVSGGLHEFAWSFPEESAVGGGGDGGFDGLDRIESGFAGGGADDYTYAAASSTPRSTESTVLAEEEKMVSASASASNPSVSSSSCEDRPEKSTASGGTSSNPPPDSAIKTKKKGQKRIRQQRFAFMTKSEVDHLEDGYRWRKYGQKAVKNSPFPRSYYRCTNSKCTVKKRVERSCKDPTVVITTYEGQHCHHSVGFPRGRIIPQDATFTRPLATSTSQFYYPRLQFLQENSIQFTQSPSTQGHVEQSHIVRGTSSKPPTDEGLIGDIVPPGMRKGQL from the exons ATGGCGGGGAAGAAGGTTGATCCTGAAATTGCGGCGGAGTCGAGCTGGTCGCTGGGCGATTCTGAGGGTTTGAATGACGGGTGTTTCTTCGGAGGTGACTACAAAGTCAGCGGAGGGTTACACGAGTTCGCGTGGAGTTTCCCGGAGGAATCTGCTGTCGGTGGAGGTGGTGACGGAGGTTTCGATGGTTTGGATCGGATTGAATCCGGTTTCGCCGGGGGCGGGGCGGATGATTATACTTACGCTGCTGCCTCATCGACTCCTCGGAGTACAGAGTCGACGGTGCTGGCGGAGGAAGAGAAAATGGTGTCGGCTTCCGCTTCGGCTTCCAATCCATCGGTGTCTTCCAGCTCGTGCGAGGATCGGCCGGAGAAGTCGACCGCCTCCGGCGGAACCAGCTCCAACCCCCCACCCGACTCAGC GATCAAGACTAAGAAGAAGGGTCAAAAGCGAATCCGCCAACAACGATTTGCCTTTATGACTAAAAGTGAAGTTGATCATCTAGAAGATGGATATAGATGGAGAAAATATGGACAGAAAGCTGTTAAGAATAGTCCATTTCCAAG GAGCTACTATCGATGTACAAACAGTAAGTGCACGGTTAaaaaaagagttgaaagatccTGCAAGGATCCAACAGTGGTGATTACTACATATGAAGGGCAACACTGTCACCACTCAGTAGGATTTCCAAGAGGCAGGATCATTCCACAGGACGCCACCTTTACTAGGCCGCTAGCTACTTCTACCTCTCAATTTTATTATCCCAGACTccaatttcttcaagaaaattctATACAATTTACACAGTCCCCCAGCACTCAAGGTCATGTCGAACAGTCACATATAGTCCGAGGGACGAGTTCCAAACCTCCTACCGACGAAGGCCTCATCGGGGATATTGTTCCTCCTGGGATGAGGAAAGGACAATTATGA